A genomic segment from Paenibacillus sp. FSL K6-1096 encodes:
- a CDS encoding LysM peptidoglycan-binding domain-containing protein, protein MKIHIVKQGDTLFALSQKYGVPLSKIIEANPQIANPDVLAVGDKVKIPAAPVPVPDNNDIYYKHTVKQGDTLWKLSKAWGITLKDMIDANPQLKNPNALMTGEVVNIPKKVSTAPIQAQSTPPAKDNTASILPQSTAPVKDNNVPVKPQSTAPAVVDKTAIGGKTYTGVIEKPAPVSPAAEAVPVPISAPAPNPAPNPPPKAPEVMPVQEIVHEKQSLYVQISVPPQEAPVYEKTKEAHKTNIQPAAWNDGKGSSCGKGDGYPGLNENPYFMNYAPVYPMYEPMAVMDNNNAPGYVQPAAFMPDCPPYPANQYLGAWYPNVAPDYNNVNMSAVSPANDNMSFAPQYQGEQVSLPWPNCGCGGMAVQPYPYEQPMYNPYPMYAMPQTGMVSPYAGGMNSMPNMASPMYEQPMVSNIPPYPAYPGMENFAHNRVPEIQVPELAPEETAADSPVQASAEAVPAKEAKASKGGASKSGAAKAKTSGHTTASKNKTASKPRTSQSTGERTSTSKKNSSPWAPN, encoded by the coding sequence GTGAAAATACACATTGTCAAGCAAGGCGATACGCTGTTCGCATTATCCCAGAAGTATGGAGTACCGTTGTCCAAGATCATTGAGGCCAATCCGCAGATCGCGAATCCTGATGTGCTTGCTGTCGGAGACAAGGTCAAGATCCCGGCAGCACCCGTACCTGTACCGGATAATAATGATATCTATTACAAGCACACTGTCAAACAGGGGGATACCCTGTGGAAGCTGTCCAAGGCGTGGGGAATTACGCTGAAGGATATGATTGACGCCAACCCGCAGCTGAAGAATCCCAATGCGTTGATGACAGGTGAAGTGGTGAACATTCCGAAGAAGGTGAGTACTGCGCCTATTCAAGCTCAGTCCACACCACCTGCCAAAGACAACACAGCTTCCATTCTGCCTCAATCTACAGCTCCTGTGAAAGATAATAATGTTCCCGTCAAGCCTCAATCTACTGCTCCGGCAGTTGTAGACAAAACCGCAATTGGCGGAAAAACCTACACAGGTGTCATTGAGAAGCCGGCTCCGGTCTCTCCTGCTGCAGAAGCGGTGCCGGTCCCGATCTCTGCGCCTGCACCTAATCCGGCTCCCAACCCGCCACCGAAAGCACCGGAGGTCATGCCGGTTCAGGAAATCGTCCATGAGAAGCAGAGCTTATATGTACAGATCTCTGTCCCGCCGCAAGAGGCACCGGTCTATGAGAAAACCAAAGAAGCCCATAAAACTAACATTCAGCCCGCTGCCTGGAATGACGGCAAAGGCTCCTCATGCGGTAAGGGTGACGGGTACCCCGGTCTGAACGAGAATCCGTATTTCATGAATTACGCGCCGGTCTATCCGATGTATGAGCCTATGGCGGTAATGGATAATAATAATGCTCCCGGCTATGTTCAGCCTGCGGCATTCATGCCGGACTGCCCTCCTTATCCGGCTAATCAGTACCTCGGAGCATGGTATCCTAATGTTGCGCCGGACTATAACAATGTGAATATGTCCGCTGTCAGCCCTGCAAATGATAATATGTCCTTTGCTCCGCAGTATCAGGGCGAGCAGGTTAGCCTGCCTTGGCCTAATTGCGGCTGCGGTGGCATGGCGGTTCAACCTTATCCGTATGAACAGCCGATGTATAATCCATATCCCATGTATGCCATGCCCCAGACGGGAATGGTGTCGCCATACGCAGGCGGGATGAATTCCATGCCAAATATGGCATCACCTATGTATGAGCAGCCGATGGTCTCAAATATTCCGCCGTATCCGGCATATCCGGGAATGGAGAATTTTGCGCATAACCGTGTACCTGAGATTCAGGTTCCCGAGCTTGCGCCGGAGGAGACGGCTGCAGACAGTCCGGTACAAGCGAGTGCCGAAGCTGTTCCCGCGAAAGAGGCGAAAGCAAGCAAAGGGGGAGCTTCCAAATCAGGAGCGGCAAAAGCGAAGACCTCCGGCCACACAACGGCATCCAAGAACAAAACAGCTTCTAAACCGCGTACATCTCAGAGTACTGGTGAACGTACCAGCACTTCTAAAAAGAATAGTAGTCCTTGGGCGCCCAATTAA
- the ilvE gene encoding branched-chain-amino-acid transaminase, producing MAEQWIYLDGQHVTKDKAMVSVFDHGFLYGDGIFEGIRIYNGNIFKCKEHLDRLYDSAKSIMLDIPLTYDEMLEAMAETIRLNDMRNGYIRLIVSRGPGNLGLDPRRCPKASVIIIVEQLAIYPEQAYLNGLRAVSVSQRRNLPDALNPKIKSLNYLNNILVKIQSNLAEADEAIMMNAQGYVTEGSGDNIFIIKRGVVYTPPCYLGALEGITRLAIIELCAKLGLPLKEEPFTMHDVYIADEVFFTGTAAEVIAAREIDGRVIGSGHAGPITLQLLEEFRNVVDKDGYKVWE from the coding sequence ATGGCGGAGCAATGGATCTATCTGGATGGACAACATGTAACAAAGGACAAGGCAATGGTGTCCGTATTCGATCACGGCTTTTTATATGGAGACGGGATTTTTGAGGGTATCCGTATTTATAACGGCAATATCTTCAAGTGCAAAGAGCACCTGGACAGGCTGTACGATTCAGCGAAGTCGATTATGCTGGACATCCCGCTGACCTATGACGAGATGCTGGAGGCGATGGCTGAGACCATCCGCCTTAACGATATGCGCAACGGATACATCCGGCTGATTGTATCGCGCGGTCCCGGCAACCTGGGATTGGACCCGCGCCGCTGTCCGAAGGCAAGTGTAATTATCATTGTCGAGCAGCTGGCGATCTATCCTGAGCAGGCTTATCTGAACGGGCTGCGGGCCGTTTCGGTATCCCAGCGCCGCAATCTCCCGGATGCGCTGAATCCGAAGATCAAATCGCTGAACTATCTCAACAACATTCTGGTGAAGATCCAGTCGAATCTGGCGGAAGCCGATGAAGCGATTATGATGAATGCCCAGGGTTATGTAACGGAAGGGTCAGGCGACAACATTTTCATTATCAAAAGAGGGGTTGTCTACACGCCGCCATGCTACTTAGGCGCTCTGGAAGGAATTACGCGTCTGGCCATCATCGAGCTGTGTGCGAAGCTGGGGCTGCCGCTTAAGGAAGAGCCGTTCACCATGCATGACGTGTATATCGCCGATGAAGTCTTCTTCACCGGTACTGCAGCAGAGGTCATTGCCGCCCGTGAGATTGACGGACGTGTCATTGGCTCCGGCCACGCCGGGCCGATCACGCTGCAATTGCTGGAAGAATTCCGCAATGTGGTCGACAAAGACGGCTACAAGGTCTGGGAATAG
- the pheA gene encoding prephenate dehydratase yields MKSIALLPQGSVSHEALLHLFGDTPVQIEHHKLISDVFLSTANGVTDYSVIPIENTIEGSVSLHIDWLINEVDLPMQAEWIYPSIQNLIGHPQEFTGTGGEKDYQKVVRILSHPVAMAQCTQFIRKEIPWAELESVGSTSEAVEIVKANPGKGWAAIGTLLGAATHGLEVVQRQITDHNNNYTRFVLVGQEKPELPKQSSGDKTSILVTLPEDFPGALHQVLAAFSWRKLNLSRIESRPTKKKLGTYYFYIDVLEPIESVLLPGAIEEIKALGCQVRILGSYPTYTYEEEKAEVQ; encoded by the coding sequence ATGAAATCGATAGCGTTATTGCCACAGGGCTCTGTCTCGCATGAAGCGCTGCTGCATTTATTCGGCGATACCCCTGTTCAGATTGAGCATCATAAGCTGATCTCCGATGTCTTCCTGTCCACGGCAAACGGGGTTACCGACTATAGTGTAATTCCGATTGAGAACACGATTGAAGGCTCGGTCAGCCTGCATATTGACTGGCTCATTAATGAAGTGGATCTGCCGATGCAGGCGGAGTGGATTTACCCCTCGATTCAGAATCTGATCGGCCATCCGCAGGAATTCACCGGTACAGGCGGGGAGAAGGATTACCAGAAGGTGGTTCGAATTCTCTCCCATCCGGTTGCTATGGCGCAGTGCACGCAGTTTATCCGTAAGGAGATACCGTGGGCTGAGCTGGAGTCTGTAGGAAGCACCTCCGAGGCTGTAGAGATTGTGAAGGCCAATCCCGGCAAAGGCTGGGCGGCTATCGGCACCTTGCTTGGGGCGGCCACTCATGGACTGGAGGTTGTGCAGCGGCAGATTACGGATCATAATAACAACTATACGCGGTTTGTACTCGTCGGTCAGGAGAAGCCGGAGCTTCCGAAGCAGAGCAGCGGCGATAAGACCAGTATCCTGGTCACGCTGCCTGAGGATTTTCCCGGTGCGTTGCATCAGGTGCTGGCTGCCTTTTCGTGGCGTAAGCTGAACCTGTCCCGCATCGAATCACGGCCGACGAAGAAGAAGCTGGGTACTTATTATTTCTATATTGATGTGCTGGAGCCGATAGAATCGGTTCTGCTGCCCGGGGCGATCGAAGAGATCAAAGCGTTGGGCTGTCAGGTACGGATTCTGGGGTCTTATCCCACATACACCTATGAGGAAGAGAAAGCGGAGGTGCAGTAA
- the thrB gene encoding homoserine kinase: MSNYGRSRVKVPASTANLGPGFDTLGMALTLYAWIEMEEAESTVFHLYGDEMSGLPRDKSNLLYKVAQMVFAEAGVHIPELSISMYSDIPLTRGLGSSASAIVGALAAANAMIGSPLSPAKLFDMATAIEKHPDNVGASLFGGIITAVWDGGHADYIRIEPPQELEFLVVIPEFELETVKAREALPAEITMSDAVHNISRTSLLTAALAAGRLDLLGTAMQDRLHQPYRAPLVPGMEKLLAEAPGHGALGIALSGAGPTLLCMVDRKESRKQELELFLTRTMQEHGITSRTVWLSPCTAGVTAELLERSGRSNGTFLDMIKGELHS; this comes from the coding sequence ATGAGCAATTACGGAAGGTCTAGAGTGAAAGTCCCGGCCAGCACTGCCAATCTCGGTCCGGGCTTCGATACGCTGGGCATGGCTCTGACGCTGTATGCCTGGATCGAAATGGAGGAGGCGGAGAGTACCGTATTCCATCTGTACGGAGATGAGATGTCAGGCCTTCCCCGGGACAAAAGCAATCTGCTCTACAAGGTTGCCCAGATGGTATTTGCGGAAGCGGGGGTTCACATTCCTGAGCTGTCCATCTCCATGTATTCGGACATTCCGCTGACCCGCGGGCTTGGCAGCAGCGCTTCCGCCATTGTTGGCGCACTGGCTGCGGCTAATGCTATGATAGGTTCACCGCTTAGTCCGGCGAAGCTGTTCGATATGGCTACAGCGATCGAGAAGCATCCCGACAATGTCGGGGCCTCGCTGTTCGGCGGCATTATTACAGCCGTGTGGGATGGCGGACATGCCGATTATATCCGCATTGAGCCGCCGCAGGAGCTGGAATTCCTGGTGGTCATTCCTGAATTCGAGCTGGAGACCGTCAAGGCCAGAGAGGCGCTGCCTGCGGAGATTACCATGAGCGATGCGGTTCATAATATCAGCCGCACCTCGCTGCTTACAGCAGCCCTGGCCGCCGGCCGGTTGGACCTGCTGGGCACTGCCATGCAGGACCGGCTGCATCAGCCCTACCGCGCTCCCCTGGTGCCGGGAATGGAGAAGCTGCTGGCGGAAGCGCCCGGCCACGGTGCACTGGGCATTGCGCTCAGCGGTGCAGGACCGACACTGCTGTGCATGGTGGACCGCAAGGAGTCGCGGAAGCAGGAGCTGGAGCTGTTTCTGACCCGGACGATGCAGGAGCATGGCATCACTTCCCGGACCGTATGGCTGTCTCCGTGTACAGCAGGCGTTACTGCGGAGCTGCTGGAGCGGAGCGGGAGGTCAAACGGAACATTTTTGGACATGATAAAAGGAGAACTGCATTCATGA
- a CDS encoding homoserine dehydrogenase, producing the protein MKPVRVGLLGLGTVGTGVVRIVEGNQEDLSSQVGSPIVIERIAVKNTEKPREVEVDPSRVTDDPWVVIRDPEIDVIVEVMGGIAGTKEYILEALERGKHIVTANKDLMALHGSEILAKAQEKQCDVFYEASVAGGIPIIRTLIEGFSSDRITKIMGIVNGTTNYILSKMSQEGASYADVLREAQELGYAESDPTSDVEGLDAARKMAILGTLGFRTNVELSDVSVSGISGVSKEDIAFAKRLGYEMKLLGIADRQDEEFSISVQPTMIRKNHPIASVNGVFNAVYVYGEAVGETMFYGAGAGAMPTATSIVADLVAVIKNLKLGVNGLKQIVPYKQKKLKSDEDIFYKNFLLLHVDDKAGVLAKITQVFAEYEVSLDSVVQQANPNNPDAEIIIVTHNASRASMNKVLRHLEQLNVIHRIKSHYRVEG; encoded by the coding sequence ATGAAGCCGGTTAGAGTAGGATTGCTCGGTCTGGGTACGGTAGGAACGGGCGTTGTCCGTATTGTTGAAGGGAATCAGGAGGATCTGAGCAGCCAGGTCGGCTCGCCGATTGTGATTGAACGGATTGCCGTGAAGAATACCGAGAAGCCGCGGGAGGTCGAAGTGGACCCGTCGAGGGTTACCGATGATCCGTGGGTGGTGATCCGTGATCCGGAGATTGATGTCATTGTCGAGGTAATGGGCGGGATCGCCGGCACGAAGGAATACATCCTGGAGGCACTGGAGCGCGGCAAGCATATCGTCACCGCCAACAAGGACCTGATGGCCCTGCACGGCTCGGAGATTCTGGCCAAGGCACAGGAGAAGCAGTGTGATGTGTTCTATGAGGCCAGTGTAGCCGGAGGGATTCCGATCATCCGCACATTGATCGAAGGGTTCTCCTCAGACAGAATCACGAAGATTATGGGGATTGTCAACGGAACCACCAACTACATACTTAGCAAAATGAGCCAGGAAGGCGCTTCTTACGCCGATGTCCTCCGGGAAGCGCAGGAGCTGGGGTATGCCGAATCCGATCCGACCTCTGATGTGGAGGGGCTGGATGCCGCCCGCAAGATGGCCATTCTGGGTACACTTGGCTTCCGCACGAACGTGGAGCTGAGCGATGTCAGTGTGAGCGGGATTTCCGGAGTGAGCAAGGAGGATATCGCTTTTGCCAAACGGCTGGGGTATGAGATGAAGCTGCTCGGCATCGCTGACCGCCAGGATGAAGAATTCAGCATCAGCGTCCAGCCTACGATGATCCGTAAGAACCACCCGATTGCCTCCGTGAACGGCGTGTTCAACGCGGTATATGTCTACGGCGAAGCGGTAGGGGAGACGATGTTCTACGGTGCGGGAGCAGGCGCGATGCCTACGGCTACCTCGATTGTGGCCGATCTCGTAGCGGTTATCAAGAATCTGAAGCTGGGTGTGAACGGGCTCAAGCAGATTGTTCCGTATAAGCAGAAGAAGCTGAAGAGCGATGAGGATATTTTCTACAAAAACTTCCTGCTGCTTCATGTCGACGACAAGGCCGGGGTACTGGCGAAGATCACACAGGTGTTTGCCGAATACGAGGTTAGTCTGGATTCTGTCGTCCAGCAGGCTAATCCGAATAACCCCGATGCCGAGATCATCATCGTCACGCATAATGCCAGCAGAGCCAGCATGAATAAGGTTCTGCGGCATCTGGAGCAGCTGAATGTGATTCACCGCATCAAGAGCCATTACCGTGTTGAAGGGTAA
- a CDS encoding ACT domain-containing protein yields MKERYYLVREDILPDAVLKTMQVKQLLEAGDAKTVHEGVEQVGLSRSAFYKYKDGIHLIHQLERERIVTISIDLEHESGMLSKVLGSVAVHGANVLTIHQSIPLQGRANVVISIEISHLNEELGDLLDSLKAIPGVKRALIIGQG; encoded by the coding sequence GTGAAAGAACGCTATTATTTGGTCCGGGAGGACATATTGCCCGATGCTGTGCTGAAGACCATGCAGGTCAAGCAGCTGCTCGAAGCAGGGGATGCCAAGACGGTTCATGAGGGTGTGGAGCAGGTCGGGCTTAGCCGCAGTGCTTTTTATAAGTACAAAGACGGGATACACTTGATTCATCAGCTCGAACGCGAACGTATCGTTACGATCTCGATTGATCTGGAGCATGAGTCGGGGATGCTGTCCAAGGTACTCGGTTCCGTAGCGGTCCACGGGGCTAACGTGCTGACGATTCATCAGAGCATACCGCTGCAGGGGCGGGCCAACGTGGTCATTTCCATCGAGATTTCCCATCTGAATGAAGAGCTGGGGGATTTGCTGGATAGCCTCAAGGCAATTCCGGGTGTGAAGCGGGCGTTAATTATTGGTCAGGGGTGA
- a CDS encoding SPFH domain-containing protein: MAIIEVVKYDGPPGVFAWKYPNQELGTWTQLIVNESQEAILFKGGEALDSFTAGRHTLSTANIPILSNVVNLPFGGKSPFTAEVWFVNKMNSMNVKWGTSSPLQLQDPKYKVMVAVRAFGQFGVRIEDPRKFLLKLVGTLPVFDQDTMVNYFRGLLMSNINELISSYLVHRKISILEINAYVVEISKHIQGRLAPSFQDSGIELNNFYIDSINIPDDDPATVRLKEALAKKAEMDIIGFTYQQERSFDTMEEAAGNPGNAGVGMMNAGLGLGMGMGMAGPAAEIVARITRSMSLDGGTGGNAGGAGSGTSGKSCAGCGTVNPADARFCTGCGQPLQPVPAAGAACHSCGQAVTPGAKFCQHCGAGLVLKCTGCGHELEPGQKFCDECGTRAVSG; the protein is encoded by the coding sequence ATGGCAATTATTGAAGTAGTCAAATATGACGGACCTCCCGGAGTGTTCGCCTGGAAATATCCGAATCAGGAGCTGGGCACCTGGACTCAACTGATCGTCAATGAATCACAGGAGGCGATTCTGTTCAAGGGCGGAGAGGCGCTGGATTCTTTTACAGCCGGCCGCCACACCCTGAGCACAGCCAATATACCGATTCTGTCGAATGTGGTGAACCTGCCGTTCGGTGGCAAATCTCCGTTCACGGCAGAAGTCTGGTTCGTGAACAAGATGAATTCCATGAACGTCAAGTGGGGAACGAGCTCCCCGCTCCAGCTGCAGGACCCGAAGTATAAGGTGATGGTGGCTGTGCGGGCTTTCGGGCAATTCGGCGTCCGTATTGAGGACCCCCGCAAATTCCTGCTCAAGCTCGTAGGAACACTGCCGGTCTTCGATCAGGACACGATGGTGAATTATTTCCGCGGGCTGCTGATGTCCAACATTAACGAATTGATCTCTTCTTATCTGGTTCACCGTAAGATCAGCATTCTGGAGATCAATGCCTATGTCGTCGAGATTTCAAAGCATATCCAGGGAAGGCTGGCTCCGTCGTTTCAGGATAGCGGCATTGAACTCAATAACTTCTATATTGACTCCATCAATATCCCGGATGATGATCCGGCGACCGTGCGGCTGAAGGAAGCACTGGCCAAGAAGGCGGAGATGGACATCATCGGCTTCACCTATCAGCAGGAACGCAGCTTCGATACGATGGAGGAGGCGGCCGGCAATCCGGGCAATGCGGGGGTTGGGATGATGAATGCCGGCCTGGGTCTGGGCATGGGTATGGGTATGGCGGGGCCTGCGGCAGAGATCGTAGCGAGAATCACCCGCAGTATGTCACTGGACGGCGGTACGGGCGGCAATGCAGGCGGCGCCGGTTCCGGCACCTCCGGCAAGTCCTGCGCAGGCTGCGGGACCGTGAACCCGGCGGATGCGCGCTTCTGCACCGGCTGCGGACAACCGCTGCAGCCGGTGCCCGCAGCGGGCGCTGCCTGCCATAGCTGCGGGCAAGCCGTCACGCCCGGCGCGAAGTTCTGCCAGCATTGCGGCGCGGGGCTGGTTCTCAAATGCACGGGCTGCGGGCATGAGCTGGAGCCGGGACAGAAGTTCTGCGATGAATGCGGCACCAGAGCGGTTAGCGGGTGA
- the obgE gene encoding GTPase ObgE — MFVDKAKIYVKGGDGGDGLVAFRREKYVPEGGPAGGDGGRGGDVIFRVDEGLRTLMDFRYQRHFKADRGVKGRNKSQHGANAEHLIVRIPPGTLLIDDDTQEIIADMTRHGQQVVVARGGRGGRGNVRFATASNTAPELAENGEEGQERYVVMELKVMADVGLVGFPSVGKSTLLSVVSAAQPKIGAYHFTTITPNLGVVDVGDSRSFVMADLPGLIEGASEGVGLGHEFLRHVERTRVIIHVVDMSGSEGRDPFEDWVLINDELKQYNAALMDRPQIVAANKMDMPDSEENLAAFRERVAELRPDLEIMPISSLTRQGIQELLYRAADLLDSIPVAPVVEEVAETTERKVYKLEAEDDNSFTITRDNEAFVVTSPRIERMLKRMQLSTHDAILKLARTLRHMGVDAELRRRGAVEGTIVRIGDFEFEFVENSSYY; from the coding sequence ATGTTCGTAGATAAAGCGAAGATTTATGTAAAAGGCGGAGACGGCGGAGACGGCCTCGTAGCGTTCCGCCGGGAGAAATATGTGCCGGAAGGCGGACCGGCCGGCGGCGATGGAGGCCGCGGAGGAGACGTCATCTTCCGGGTGGATGAAGGGCTGCGCACCCTGATGGATTTCCGGTATCAGCGGCACTTCAAGGCCGACCGCGGCGTAAAGGGCCGCAACAAAAGCCAGCACGGGGCGAACGCCGAGCATCTGATTGTGCGGATTCCACCGGGCACGCTCCTGATCGATGACGATACGCAGGAGATCATTGCCGATATGACCCGTCACGGCCAGCAGGTCGTGGTGGCCCGCGGCGGCCGGGGCGGCCGGGGGAACGTCCGGTTCGCAACGGCCTCCAACACAGCGCCGGAGCTTGCCGAGAACGGCGAAGAGGGCCAGGAGCGGTACGTGGTCATGGAACTTAAGGTAATGGCTGACGTAGGCCTGGTAGGCTTCCCGAGCGTAGGCAAATCGACCTTGCTGTCTGTGGTGTCTGCCGCCCAGCCGAAGATCGGGGCGTATCACTTCACAACGATTACCCCGAATTTGGGCGTTGTGGATGTGGGGGACAGCCGCAGCTTCGTGATGGCGGATCTGCCGGGGCTGATTGAAGGAGCGAGTGAAGGTGTGGGACTGGGACATGAGTTCCTGCGTCACGTTGAACGTACGCGTGTTATCATTCATGTCGTGGATATGTCCGGCTCAGAGGGCCGTGATCCTTTTGAAGACTGGGTGTTAATTAACGATGAGCTGAAGCAATATAACGCGGCTCTGATGGACCGCCCGCAGATTGTCGCAGCGAACAAGATGGATATGCCGGACTCGGAGGAGAACCTGGCGGCGTTCCGTGAGCGGGTGGCAGAGCTTCGCCCGGACCTGGAGATTATGCCGATCTCCTCGCTGACCCGTCAAGGGATTCAGGAGCTGCTCTACCGGGCGGCGGATCTTCTGGACAGCATTCCGGTGGCGCCGGTGGTGGAAGAAGTGGCGGAGACCACAGAACGCAAGGTATACAAGCTGGAAGCGGAGGATGATAATTCATTCACGATTACCCGCGATAATGAGGCGTTCGTGGTCACTAGCCCGCGGATTGAACGGATGCTGAAGCGGATGCAGCTAAGCACGCATGACGCTATTCTGAAGCTGGCCCGCACCCTGCGCCATATGGGCGTAGATGCCGAGTTGCGCAGACGCGGTGCGGTAGAGGGAACCATTGTGCGGATCGGCGATTTCGAATTCGAGTTTGTCGAGAACAGCAGTTACTATTGA
- a CDS encoding Spo0B domain-containing protein has protein sequence MKSWKSIIWAVMLSAVLPLGLVYWHTSLLTCLLLGFWVAAVLAFSFVYNRRHYEEELRIQENTLQLAANRTLNHHRHDWMNDLQVLYGYIQLGKPDKSKQCVERIKERIALDSRIAKLGVPSLVFYLQSFRTNRSSLELDIQVEEGLNLEDKLSSDTGSELTSVIMQTVRAYQYSGITPQGETRRLQLSFSQEGKDVLISFTGEGTEGHPELLQGQIYNIVQGKIMKAEQVQPAKGYVKLRLPLEM, from the coding sequence ATGAAATCCTGGAAAAGTATCATCTGGGCAGTCATGTTATCCGCAGTGCTTCCTTTAGGTCTCGTGTATTGGCATACGTCCCTTCTCACATGCCTGCTGCTCGGATTCTGGGTAGCTGCAGTGCTTGCATTCAGCTTTGTTTACAACCGGCGTCATTATGAAGAGGAACTGCGGATACAGGAGAATACTCTGCAGCTGGCGGCCAACCGGACACTGAATCATCATCGTCATGATTGGATGAATGATCTGCAAGTGCTTTACGGATATATCCAGCTCGGCAAGCCTGATAAATCCAAGCAGTGTGTGGAAAGAATAAAAGAGCGTATCGCGCTGGACAGCCGGATTGCGAAGCTCGGGGTTCCGTCACTGGTATTCTACCTGCAGTCCTTCCGGACGAACAGAAGCTCTCTGGAGCTGGACATACAGGTGGAGGAAGGCCTGAATCTGGAGGACAAGCTAAGCTCCGATACAGGCAGCGAGCTGACTTCAGTCATTATGCAGACGGTAAGAGCGTACCAGTACAGCGGAATTACGCCGCAAGGGGAGACACGGAGGCTGCAGCTCAGCTTTTCCCAGGAGGGCAAGGACGTTCTGATCTCCTTCACAGGTGAGGGGACAGAGGGCCACCCCGAACTGCTGCAGGGGCAAATTTATAATATAGTACAAGGGAAAATCATGAAGGCGGAGCAGGTACAGCCGGCCAAAGGCTATGTGAAACTGCGCTTACCGCTGGAGATGTAA
- the rpmA gene encoding 50S ribosomal protein L27, giving the protein MLKLDLQLFASKKGVGSTKNGRDSHSKRLGVKRADGQAVTGGNILVRQRGTKIHPGTNVGIGKDDTLFALVDGVVKFERWGRDRKKVSVYPVDVAPVAAALEA; this is encoded by the coding sequence ATGTTGAAATTGGATCTTCAGCTATTCGCATCGAAGAAGGGTGTAGGTTCCACCAAGAACGGACGTGATTCCCACTCCAAGCGTCTTGGCGTGAAACGTGCTGACGGTCAGGCAGTGACCGGCGGTAACATCCTGGTTCGTCAACGCGGAACCAAGATTCATCCAGGTACGAACGTGGGCATCGGTAAGGATGACACTCTGTTCGCTCTGGTGGATGGCGTAGTGAAGTTCGAACGTTGGGGCCGCGACCGCAAAAAGGTGAGCGTGTACCCGGTTGATGTCGCTCCGGTAGCAGCGGCACTGGAAGCGTAA
- a CDS encoding ribosomal-processing cysteine protease Prp codes for MINVRITRASAQGVIVGFSVKGHAEYARNGKDIVCAGVSTVTVGTVNAIESLTGVVLDTSMKDGFLSGTLVPVNDPEVSAKVQLLLESMVLMLKDIATSYRKYVQIQEVII; via the coding sequence ATGATTAACGTGCGGATTACACGGGCTTCTGCTCAAGGTGTCATTGTCGGTTTTTCCGTCAAGGGCCATGCGGAATACGCAAGGAATGGCAAGGATATCGTCTGCGCAGGTGTCTCAACCGTTACGGTGGGAACGGTGAATGCGATTGAAAGCTTGACCGGCGTGGTTCTGGATACTTCGATGAAGGATGGATTCTTAAGCGGGACCCTGGTTCCCGTGAATGATCCCGAAGTCTCCGCCAAGGTACAGCTGCTGCTGGAATCCATGGTGCTGATGCTCAAGGACATTGCCACATCCTACAGGAAATATGTTCAGATACAGGAAGTCATCATTTGA
- the rplU gene encoding 50S ribosomal protein L21, whose product MYAIIETGGKQYRVQEGDVLFIEKLEAEDGASVTFDRVLAVSNEGGLTAGTPLVSGASVTAKVEKHGKGQKVVVYKYKPKKNYHKKQGHRQPYTKVTIEKIQA is encoded by the coding sequence ATGTATGCAATTATCGAAACTGGCGGTAAACAATACAGAGTCCAAGAGGGCGATGTTCTGTTCATCGAGAAGCTGGAAGCTGAAGACGGCGCAAGCGTAACGTTTGACCGTGTATTGGCTGTTTCCAACGAAGGCGGTCTGACTGCAGGAACTCCGCTGGTAAGCGGCGCGTCTGTAACAGCCAAGGTTGAGAAGCATGGTAAGGGTCAGAAGGTTGTAGTTTACAAATACAAACCGAAGAAGAACTACCACAAGAAGCAAGGCCATCGTCAACCGTACACCAAAGTAACTATCGAGAAGATTCAAGCGTAA